One window of Psychrobacillus sp. FSL H8-0483 genomic DNA carries:
- the dnaI gene encoding primosomal protein DnaI, with protein sequence MERINETLKRVISPEFTSRLDDMKQEVLENPGVQKFLEENAADISKQIVDRSLSKLYEYKSQSHDCVSCPSLEQCVNHLKGYEPKLVLDRNLIDSEYVRCKRGVIEDERKKVTSMIDSIHMPKEVMEASLSGVDLEDGSRVVAVRAAKDFLNEWESTNVLPVKGLYIYGQFGVGKSYLLGALANELAARHIHSVVVYVPEFLREMKQAIQDQSLAEKIEFVKRAPVLMLDDIGAETMSSWTRDEILGTILHFRMSEQLPTFMSSNFNYDELQHHLSFTQRGEKEVVKAGRIMERIRALTIPISLKGKNWREN encoded by the coding sequence ATGGAACGAATAAATGAAACATTAAAAAGAGTCATATCACCGGAATTTACCTCTAGATTAGATGACATGAAACAGGAAGTTTTAGAAAATCCAGGAGTACAAAAGTTTTTGGAAGAAAATGCTGCCGATATTTCCAAGCAAATTGTAGATAGAAGCTTAAGTAAACTCTATGAGTATAAGTCTCAATCCCATGATTGTGTGTCCTGTCCTTCTTTAGAGCAATGCGTGAATCACCTAAAAGGATATGAGCCAAAACTTGTATTGGATCGAAACTTAATTGATTCAGAATATGTACGCTGTAAGCGCGGCGTCATTGAGGATGAACGGAAGAAAGTAACATCTATGATAGATAGCATTCATATGCCGAAAGAAGTAATGGAAGCTAGTCTTTCTGGTGTTGATTTAGAGGATGGAAGTCGTGTAGTAGCAGTTCGCGCTGCAAAAGACTTTTTAAACGAGTGGGAAAGTACGAATGTATTGCCAGTAAAAGGGCTCTATATTTACGGACAGTTTGGGGTTGGGAAATCCTATCTGTTAGGGGCATTAGCTAATGAGTTGGCAGCTAGACATATACACTCGGTAGTTGTATACGTTCCGGAATTTTTAAGGGAAATGAAACAAGCAATTCAAGATCAGTCACTTGCTGAAAAAATTGAATTTGTAAAGCGTGCTCCTGTTCTTATGCTAGATGATATAGGTGCGGAAACGATGTCGAGTTGGACAAGAGACGAGATTTTAGGCACCATCCTTCATTTCAGAATGTCAGAGCAATTACCTACATTTATGTCGTCCAACTTCAATTATGATGAATTGCAGCATCATTTATCATTTACCCAACGTGGTGAAAAAGAAGTGGTGAAAGCCGGCAGAATAATGGAGAGAATCCGTGCGCTAACAATTCCTATTTCACTCAAAGGGAAGAACTGGAGAGAAAATTAA